A window from Chitinophaga filiformis encodes these proteins:
- a CDS encoding glycoside hydrolase family 172 protein, which translates to MKKFPLLLLLYCFTVPVFAQQFNGLDMNLGNLYRLSNAKTRSISPENFNGEKGKGGMAMPGKDAPVNTANASHAARELGQGWKVNPFVIIKPGQTFTLAEVSGPGAIQHIWMTPTGIWRYSILRIYWDDEKEPSVECPVGDFFGMAWNEYAPLNSMAVTVNPGSAFNSYWMMPFRKKCRITMENIHTEQMTLYYQVDYTLTEVPDDAAYFHAQFRRTNPDTTSDYVLVDNIRGKGQYVGTFMALGVNNSGWWGEGEIKFFMDGDTKFPTICGTGTEDYFCGSYNFDRGGRYTTFCTPYAGLHQVILPDGTYRARQRFGMYRWHIMDPIRFEKELRVTIQDLGWREGGRYLQQHSDISSVVYWYQTEPHQPFPKLPVKDKLEVY; encoded by the coding sequence ATGAAAAAATTCCCGTTATTATTACTCTTGTACTGTTTTACTGTACCCGTGTTTGCCCAGCAGTTCAATGGTCTGGATATGAACCTTGGCAACCTGTACCGTTTGTCGAATGCAAAGACCCGCTCTATCAGCCCCGAAAACTTTAATGGTGAGAAAGGGAAAGGAGGGATGGCCATGCCTGGGAAAGATGCACCGGTCAATACTGCCAATGCTTCGCATGCCGCACGGGAGCTCGGACAAGGCTGGAAGGTCAATCCTTTTGTGATTATCAAACCCGGGCAAACGTTCACGCTTGCAGAAGTAAGCGGACCCGGAGCTATTCAGCATATCTGGATGACACCGACAGGTATATGGCGTTATTCCATCCTGCGTATATACTGGGACGATGAAAAGGAGCCTTCTGTGGAATGTCCTGTGGGCGACTTCTTCGGCATGGCCTGGAATGAATATGCACCGCTGAACTCCATGGCTGTTACTGTTAATCCCGGCAGTGCCTTTAACAGTTATTGGATGATGCCTTTCCGCAAGAAATGCCGCATTACGATGGAGAACATTCATACAGAACAGATGACGCTGTATTACCAGGTGGATTATACGCTGACGGAGGTACCCGATGATGCGGCCTATTTCCATGCACAATTCCGTCGTACCAATCCCGATACTACTTCAGACTATGTACTGGTAGACAACATCCGCGGGAAAGGGCAGTATGTAGGCACCTTTATGGCGCTGGGAGTGAACAATTCCGGCTGGTGGGGAGAAGGAGAGATCAAGTTTTTTATGGACGGGGATACAAAATTTCCCACTATCTGCGGGACAGGTACCGAAGACTACTTCTGTGGTTCCTACAATTTTGACAGGGGCGGCAGGTATACAACGTTCTGTACACCCTATGCCGGCCTGCACCAGGTAATACTTCCCGATGGTACCTACCGGGCACGTCAGCGTTTTGGAATGTACCGATGGCATATTATGGACCCTATCCGTTTTGAAAAGGAATTGCGGGTTACTATCCAGGATCTCGGCTGGAGAGAAGGAGGAAGGTATCTGCAACAGCATTCGGATATTTCATCGGTCGTATACTGGTACCAGACAGAGCCTCATCAGCCATTTCCTAAACTACCTGTGAAGGATAAACTGGAGGTCTATTAA
- a CDS encoding response regulator yields MAKKVILLVDDDMDDQELFGEAMSIVDSAATCYFASDGEEGLRMLASGNLQCDLIFLDLNMPKMNGKQFLAEIKKKNSAYRDIPVVIFTTSLREKDGIETAELGASHFLTKPSSFGELCKQLENVLNKALA; encoded by the coding sequence ATGGCAAAAAAAGTAATTTTACTGGTAGACGATGATATGGACGATCAGGAGCTTTTTGGAGAGGCAATGTCCATCGTGGATAGTGCTGCTACCTGTTATTTTGCTTCTGACGGGGAAGAAGGCTTGCGAATGCTGGCCAGCGGCAACCTTCAATGCGATCTTATATTCCTGGACCTGAATATGCCTAAAATGAACGGCAAACAGTTTCTGGCTGAAATCAAAAAAAAGAACAGCGCCTATCGCGATATTCCTGTTGTTATTTTCACCACTTCCCTAAGAGAAAAGGACGGCATTGAGACTGCCGAACTGGGCGCCTCACACTTCCTGACCAAGCCTTCCAGCTTCGGCGAGCTGTGCAAACAGCTCGAAAATGTACTGAACAAAGCCCTTGCTTAA
- a CDS encoding helix-turn-helix transcriptional regulator has protein sequence MPIEFRLPDHLVQDVVVTHAVPARYRKLRVPVEDTTALFLSGKWGALLKQKVQVADSFYCELYAEPAADMELLLSVSEPVIIMQTMMTGSIRIAYAGSHMQLQPGKVGMQYLAPGVVYTISLTAGQHYRSVYFQVPVAMLEELDDTYPQISDMLHTLKNNSGFSAHLPYIRLSAAMRSEIEKMKNCPLTGQARALYYSNRISDAVIAYLDTMHRITLQDSRLILLHEKEIDEFIERVDKCPEEYVNVEQRAHALGLTERALENAFKLKLGSTVKIYILQQRVEKAKQLLLATMHTITDIAMEVGYSDPSYFIRVFKQTEGITPGRYRSDHSAAI, from the coding sequence ATGCCAATTGAGTTCCGGTTGCCTGACCATTTAGTGCAGGACGTTGTGGTAACGCATGCCGTGCCGGCCCGTTACCGTAAATTGAGAGTACCCGTTGAAGACACCACAGCATTGTTCTTATCCGGCAAGTGGGGCGCGCTGCTTAAACAGAAGGTGCAGGTAGCAGATAGTTTTTACTGTGAATTGTATGCAGAACCGGCAGCTGACATGGAATTGCTGCTCTCTGTCTCCGAGCCGGTCATTATCATGCAGACAATGATGACCGGTAGTATACGTATTGCGTACGCCGGTAGCCATATGCAGCTGCAACCCGGAAAAGTGGGCATGCAGTACCTGGCCCCGGGAGTTGTTTACACCATTAGCCTGACAGCTGGCCAGCATTACCGCAGTGTTTATTTCCAGGTACCGGTAGCCATGCTGGAAGAGCTGGATGACACATATCCGCAGATAAGCGATATGTTACATACCCTGAAAAACAACAGCGGTTTTTCAGCACACCTTCCTTATATCCGCTTGAGCGCCGCTATGCGCAGTGAAATAGAAAAAATGAAGAATTGTCCGCTGACGGGGCAGGCGCGTGCCCTTTATTACAGTAACCGTATCAGTGATGCCGTGATCGCTTACCTGGACACTATGCATCGGATCACTTTGCAGGATAGCAGGTTGATACTACTGCATGAAAAGGAGATCGACGAATTTATTGAAAGAGTAGACAAGTGTCCGGAAGAATATGTGAACGTGGAACAGCGCGCACATGCGCTTGGACTGACGGAACGTGCACTGGAAAATGCTTTCAAGTTGAAGTTGGGTAGCACTGTAAAAATATACATACTGCAGCAGCGGGTTGAAAAGGCCAAACAGCTGTTACTGGCCACCATGCATACGATAACAGATATCGCCATGGAAGTTGGTTATTCTGATCCCTCTTATTTTATCCGGGTGTTTAAACAAACAGAAGGCATCACGCCGGGTCGGTACAGAAGTGATCACAGTGCAGCTATATAG
- a CDS encoding family 20 glycosylhydrolase codes for MKNPALLCLALCCLFPQVFAQKRVHVIPEPASVQEQPGEFIIDNNVAITTTSADKQLEGTLQWFSDRVNTATGFRLKQNRQPGAKTINVVLKQGEKEEGYTLAVTPKEMTLTAGSPAGVFYGLQTLLQLLPPDIESSQPVARSWAVPCATITDYPRFGWRGLMLDVSRHFYTKEEVKRYIDEMAKYKYNIFHWHLSDDNGWRIEIKSLPELTKTGAWRVPRTGRWGNFDSPQPGEAATDGGFYTQDDIKEVIAYARSRYITILPEIDVPAHSLAMIASYPNLSCTQLQYNVNPGSHFYKAEDNALCIGNDSVFTVLDKVFTEIAALFPFNYIHVGGDEAFKGFWDKCPKCQKRMSQEHLKNVDELQSYFVKRMEKMLKSKGKKLIGWDEILEGGLAPEATVMSWRGMKGGIEAAKQNHHVVMSPWDFCYLDLYQGDPAAEPPTYGMCRLTDSYNYDPVPVGVDEQYILGGQGNLWTESVSNYRHIQYMTWPRALALSEVYWSPKSKRNWDDFISRMEIEFVRMDTAHIKYSRSAWNAVIKPQQNSDGEVSVQLSTEIKGLDIYYTFDNSDPDNWYPRYTGQALTFPRGATNLSVITYRNGKPVGDQITVSKEELLKRLKDN; via the coding sequence ATGAAGAATCCCGCATTATTATGCTTAGCGTTATGCTGCCTGTTCCCGCAGGTTTTTGCCCAGAAAAGGGTTCACGTTATACCAGAACCGGCGTCCGTACAGGAACAACCGGGAGAATTTATTATCGACAATAATGTGGCTATTACGACTACGTCGGCAGACAAACAGCTGGAAGGTACCCTGCAGTGGTTTTCAGACCGCGTAAACACCGCCACCGGGTTTCGTTTAAAACAAAACAGGCAGCCTGGTGCCAAGACGATCAACGTTGTGTTGAAACAGGGCGAAAAAGAGGAAGGATATACCCTGGCGGTAACACCAAAGGAAATGACCCTGACAGCCGGAAGTCCGGCGGGTGTTTTTTACGGTCTGCAAACCCTGTTGCAGCTACTGCCACCGGATATTGAGAGCAGTCAGCCTGTTGCCCGTAGCTGGGCCGTACCCTGCGCCACCATTACGGATTATCCCCGCTTTGGATGGCGGGGCCTGATGTTGGATGTGAGCCGTCATTTCTATACAAAGGAAGAAGTGAAGCGCTACATTGATGAAATGGCTAAATACAAATACAACATTTTCCACTGGCACCTGAGCGATGATAACGGCTGGCGCATAGAAATAAAAAGTCTGCCGGAGCTGACAAAGACAGGTGCATGGCGGGTGCCGCGTACCGGCAGATGGGGGAATTTTGATTCGCCACAGCCAGGGGAAGCTGCTACAGATGGTGGCTTCTACACCCAGGATGATATAAAGGAGGTGATTGCATATGCCCGCTCCCGTTATATCACCATCCTGCCGGAAATAGATGTGCCGGCACATAGCCTGGCGATGATCGCGTCATATCCTAACCTGTCCTGCACTCAGCTACAGTACAACGTAAATCCGGGCAGCCACTTCTATAAAGCAGAAGATAATGCTTTATGTATCGGCAACGATTCTGTTTTCACAGTACTGGATAAGGTTTTCACAGAAATAGCCGCTTTGTTCCCTTTCAACTACATTCATGTAGGCGGAGATGAAGCTTTTAAAGGCTTCTGGGATAAATGTCCGAAATGCCAGAAAAGAATGTCACAGGAACATCTGAAGAACGTGGATGAATTGCAGAGCTATTTTGTGAAACGCATGGAAAAAATGTTGAAAAGCAAGGGTAAAAAACTGATCGGATGGGATGAGATCCTGGAAGGCGGATTGGCGCCGGAGGCAACCGTTATGAGCTGGAGAGGTATGAAGGGCGGCATTGAGGCTGCAAAACAAAATCATCATGTGGTAATGAGCCCCTGGGACTTTTGTTATCTCGACCTGTATCAGGGCGATCCTGCGGCGGAACCACCTACCTATGGCATGTGCCGTTTGACTGATTCGTACAACTACGACCCGGTGCCGGTAGGGGTGGATGAGCAATACATTCTCGGCGGACAAGGAAACCTGTGGACAGAATCCGTATCTAACTACAGGCACATTCAATATATGACCTGGCCCAGGGCGCTGGCATTGTCTGAAGTGTACTGGAGCCCGAAATCAAAACGTAACTGGGATGATTTTATCAGCAGGATGGAAATTGAATTTGTCCGCATGGATACTGCTCATATCAAATATTCCCGCAGCGCCTGGAATGCTGTTATAAAGCCTCAGCAGAACAGTGACGGAGAAGTGTCAGTACAGTTGTCAACCGAGATCAAAGGACTGGATATTTATTACACATTCGACAATTCTGATCCTGATAACTGGTACCCGCGTTATACCGGACAAGCGCTGACATTCCCACGTGGTGCAACAAATTTGAGTGTCATTACTTACAGGAATGGAAAGCCCGTCGGAGACCAGATTACCGTTAGTAAAGAAGAGTTGTTAAAACGACTGAAAGATAACTGA
- a CDS encoding T9SS type A sorting domain-containing protein: MTIPTRSLLPSVTLTIIYCLVSSIFIHARNNSITDSELCYQPSGLQVNSRNSGGAATRDMDTTPVVTTISTTAANGVYGVGSTITFNITFDQVVRVSGGTPALILGTSPVSRTALYISGDSTNTLAFAYTVNTGDTTAKLDYTGTDALLFNGAVIRGSGGSIASLLLPAPGSAGSIAGQRAITIDGNAPAAPVIRIPASNTVFNTTDMLISGTAEPNTLITVYIDGNVLTTTTTDAGGSWSSAFTAGSLADGNHNIRATATDMAKNVSLPSTSVPVVTDVTIPSVMSVAVRSNNQNAAYATTDNVITVYFTVDDNIYLPDITILGKPVAVTMVGAKEYVGRYTVTANDPDGAVPFSINFKDLHGNAGATITATTDNSKVYIDRKRPAVTLNTIEMSPLRHAFLVYISFSEAIADFDLSYLTATNAVISDLTSVSNNVMTVLVTPQYDGIVTLRLAANAAHDVAGNPSQAAEDLAVEALFGGYFEKVYPNPASGIMHLHFTGTVNEKAKVTMTSFMGVVVYEKDLQMDDKTLTVDVSGLEQGAYIMRIKSKNYNFYTNVMVVH, from the coding sequence ATGACTATACCAACTAGGAGTTTACTTCCCTCGGTAACTCTAACCATTATTTATTGCCTGGTCTCTTCTATTTTTATTCATGCGCGGAATAACAGTATTACAGACAGTGAGCTTTGTTACCAGCCATCCGGCTTACAGGTGAACAGCAGGAACAGTGGAGGGGCTGCAACCCGTGACATGGATACAACGCCTGTTGTTACTACTATTTCTACTACCGCTGCAAATGGTGTTTATGGTGTTGGGAGTACGATCACATTTAACATCACGTTCGACCAGGTTGTAAGGGTAAGTGGCGGCACGCCGGCGCTTATACTGGGTACAAGCCCTGTCAGCAGGACGGCCTTATATATTTCCGGAGATAGTACGAATACCCTCGCTTTTGCCTATACTGTAAATACAGGAGACACCACTGCCAAACTGGATTACACTGGTACGGATGCATTGCTCTTCAACGGCGCTGTCATTCGCGGCAGTGGAGGCTCCATTGCCTCACTGTTATTGCCTGCGCCCGGCAGTGCCGGTTCAATTGCCGGTCAGCGCGCAATTACAATTGACGGGAATGCGCCTGCTGCGCCGGTTATCAGGATACCAGCCAGCAATACCGTATTCAATACAACTGATATGCTGATCAGCGGCACAGCTGAACCGAATACGCTGATCACGGTATACATAGATGGCAATGTGCTGACCACAACTACTACTGACGCAGGTGGCAGCTGGTCGTCGGCTTTTACAGCCGGTTCCCTCGCAGACGGTAATCACAATATCAGGGCTACTGCCACTGATATGGCGAAGAATGTAAGTCTGCCGAGTACATCCGTCCCCGTTGTAACGGATGTTACTATTCCCAGCGTTATGTCTGTGGCAGTACGTTCCAATAATCAGAATGCTGCTTATGCTACTACAGATAATGTGATCACGGTTTATTTTACGGTAGATGATAATATTTATCTACCCGACATTACAATACTGGGTAAGCCGGTCGCTGTTACTATGGTAGGTGCGAAAGAATACGTTGGCCGGTACACCGTAACAGCAAATGATCCTGACGGCGCGGTTCCCTTCTCTATCAATTTTAAAGACCTGCATGGAAATGCAGGCGCTACCATCACTGCCACAACAGATAACAGTAAAGTATATATAGACAGAAAGCGACCGGCTGTTACCCTGAATACAATAGAAATGTCGCCGCTCAGGCATGCATTTCTTGTCTACATCAGTTTCAGTGAAGCGATAGCCGATTTCGACCTGAGTTATCTGACTGCTACAAACGCTGTTATTTCCGATCTTACAAGTGTAAGTAACAATGTCATGACCGTACTGGTCACACCGCAGTACGATGGTATAGTTACCCTGAGGCTGGCCGCCAATGCCGCTCACGACGTAGCCGGCAATCCCAGTCAGGCTGCTGAAGACCTCGCGGTAGAAGCACTCTTCGGGGGATATTTTGAGAAAGTATATCCTAATCCCGCTTCCGGTATCATGCATCTTCACTTTACCGGCACCGTGAATGAAAAGGCAAAAGTGACTATGACAAGTTTCATGGGGGTAGTAGTATACGAAAAGGATCTGCAGATGGATGATAAAACACTGACAGTAGATGTGAGCGGTCTGGAACAGGGAGCGTATATCATGAGGATTAAGTCAAAGAATTATAATTTTTATACCAATGTAATGGTGGTACATTGA
- a CDS encoding pectinesterase family protein, with protein sequence MKNNVHLIAILFLLLPVCVHGQDTRKHLVVAQDGSGDYRSIQEAVNAVRDFTYFRVTIFIRKGVYHEKLCIPSWKCSITLEGEDRDSTIITNSDYWGKPYPGRDASGRDKFGTFTSYTVLIAGDDIVAENLTIENGAGPVGQAVALHVEGDRCMFRNCRLLGNQDTLYAGRADSRQYYRDCYIAGTTDFIFGAATVWFEGCTIHSKRDSYITAASTTDRQSYGFVFSHCILTADTSAKKVYLGRPWRPYAATVFIYCTLGAHILPQGWHNWDNAENEKTARYAEYENTGDGADSRQRVRWSKQLSAKEARNITFRKVFGNWDPLKE encoded by the coding sequence ATGAAGAACAATGTTCACCTTATCGCCATATTGTTTTTACTATTGCCAGTCTGTGTACATGGGCAGGATACACGTAAGCATTTGGTGGTGGCACAGGATGGTTCCGGCGATTACCGCTCGATCCAGGAGGCGGTGAATGCCGTGCGGGATTTTACATATTTCCGTGTGACGATCTTTATCCGGAAAGGTGTGTATCATGAAAAATTGTGCATTCCTTCCTGGAAATGCAGCATCACCCTGGAAGGAGAGGACCGGGACAGTACCATTATCACCAACAGTGACTATTGGGGAAAACCCTATCCCGGCAGGGATGCATCCGGAAGGGATAAATTCGGCACCTTTACTTCGTATACGGTATTGATAGCGGGAGATGATATCGTTGCTGAAAACCTGACCATTGAAAACGGTGCAGGTCCGGTAGGACAGGCAGTAGCGCTGCATGTGGAAGGTGATCGCTGCATGTTCCGTAATTGCCGGTTGCTGGGCAACCAGGATACGCTATATGCGGGAAGAGCAGATAGCCGGCAGTATTACAGGGATTGTTATATAGCCGGTACAACTGATTTCATTTTTGGTGCAGCAACAGTATGGTTTGAAGGTTGTACTATCCACAGTAAAAGAGATTCTTACATTACGGCCGCTTCTACGACAGACCGGCAATCGTACGGGTTTGTGTTCAGCCATTGCATATTAACGGCAGATACAAGTGCGAAGAAAGTGTACCTGGGTCGCCCCTGGCGTCCCTATGCGGCGACTGTGTTCATCTATTGTACACTGGGCGCGCACATCCTGCCACAGGGATGGCATAACTGGGACAATGCAGAGAATGAAAAAACGGCCAGGTATGCGGAATATGAAAACACAGGCGATGGTGCAGATAGCCGTCAGCGGGTGAGGTGGTCAAAACAACTGAGCGCTAAGGAAGCAAGAAATATCACATTCAGGAAAGTATTTGGCAATTGGGACCCTTTAAAGGAATAG
- a CDS encoding sce7726 family protein gives MRDYEIRDVLKQTHLFKYYHDEKSLVVDELDITSAGARIDIAVVNGQLHGFEIKGASDTLNRLPYQIEAYRKIFDYLTIVTEEKHYGKVSEIIPDWVGVILLDEGEHGEITIEQKKEAQFNSQKDAFFLAKLLWKEELLSLLKDLNIPHKKNLRTWLLCELIAKSIEVEELSSLVRSIMKKRSNWKNVKEALVA, from the coding sequence ATGAGAGATTACGAAATTAGGGACGTGCTGAAACAGACACATTTGTTCAAGTATTACCATGACGAAAAATCTTTGGTAGTAGATGAACTAGACATTACTAGCGCTGGGGCACGGATAGATATTGCAGTAGTGAATGGCCAGTTACACGGGTTTGAAATTAAAGGAGCAAGCGATACATTGAACCGTTTGCCGTATCAAATAGAGGCATATAGAAAAATATTTGATTATTTAACTATTGTGACAGAAGAAAAGCACTACGGTAAGGTGTCGGAAATAATACCAGATTGGGTCGGAGTAATACTACTTGATGAAGGCGAACACGGAGAGATAACAATAGAACAAAAAAAAGAAGCTCAATTTAATTCCCAAAAGGACGCCTTCTTTTTAGCAAAACTTTTATGGAAAGAAGAACTACTCTCTCTACTTAAAGATCTAAATATACCGCATAAGAAAAACTTAAGGACTTGGCTTTTGTGTGAACTGATAGCCAAGTCCATTGAAGTAGAAGAATTGTCATCTCTTGTTAGGAGTATAATGAAAAAAAGGTCCAATTGGAAGAATGTCAAAGAAGCGTTAGTAGCTTAG
- a CDS encoding beta family protein codes for MHKKYFPILKAKAGELKAIETLKPNEKNSLSPVIELLPDSYDSVLTRLTASWPFNNNQILIDPAIILETDSDTTELEELYTRLQEQNVNAIPVLRLNSDEDYISLVKDYINEYKSLFCIRITNDYAKPRTFNALIASMIEDLQTSYDRCIILFDLAHSNDDNYQHLSNSAIANIKALKSIESFYQIVTASGSFPKDLSQIPAKSEIQLERIEALIWNQINEEIDYPIFYGDYGIKHPIYDPEVMQFPSTASIKYTTKNSYYIFRGIKPKDHPDGNGQYILHCKSLVTKPEYDSPTFSWADNEINTYALKAVTDKPGNAETWVRIGHSRHISKLLTLL; via the coding sequence ATGCACAAAAAGTATTTCCCAATCCTAAAGGCAAAAGCAGGTGAATTAAAAGCCATTGAGACGCTTAAACCAAATGAAAAAAATTCCCTATCGCCTGTAATTGAATTATTGCCTGACAGCTATGATTCTGTATTGACCCGATTAACTGCCAGCTGGCCTTTCAACAACAATCAGATTTTGATAGATCCTGCGATAATCTTAGAGACAGACTCCGATACAACAGAATTAGAGGAACTTTATACCAGGCTTCAGGAACAAAATGTAAATGCGATCCCTGTATTAAGATTGAATAGTGACGAAGACTATATTTCACTAGTTAAAGACTACATTAACGAGTATAAAAGTCTGTTTTGTATCAGGATTACCAACGATTATGCAAAACCAAGAACATTCAACGCATTGATTGCCTCAATGATTGAGGACCTTCAAACTTCATATGATAGATGCATTATATTATTTGATTTAGCGCACTCAAATGATGACAACTACCAACATTTATCAAACTCTGCCATAGCTAATATAAAAGCTTTAAAATCAATCGAATCATTTTATCAAATTGTTACTGCATCGGGTTCTTTCCCAAAAGATTTAAGTCAGATTCCGGCTAAGAGCGAAATACAACTGGAGCGTATTGAGGCACTCATATGGAATCAAATTAATGAGGAAATCGATTATCCTATCTTTTATGGAGACTATGGGATTAAACATCCAATATATGACCCGGAAGTTATGCAGTTCCCGTCAACCGCAAGTATTAAATACACCACTAAGAATTCTTACTATATTTTTAGAGGGATAAAACCAAAGGACCATCCTGACGGAAACGGCCAATATATTTTACACTGTAAAAGCCTTGTAACAAAGCCTGAATATGACTCGCCAACATTCTCATGGGCAGATAACGAGATAAATACTTATGCACTTAAAGCAGTTACAGACAAACCTGGCAATGCAGAGACATGGGTTAGAATTGGGCACAGCAGACATATATCTAAGCTACTAACGCTTCTTTGA